In Phragmitibacter flavus, the following are encoded in one genomic region:
- a CDS encoding APC family permease: protein MKGETSAANPPVSLATAVAVVVASMVGTGVFTSLGFQVRDVSAGFPILVLWVLGGLVSLCGAFCYAELVAMMPRSGGEYHLLSSALHPMAGFLAGWVSITAGFAAPMAAAGVVFGTYMADLFPELGIGVRWYGLALLLLVAGVQLLSLQFVERFQVGFTVMKLGLIGIFVLGALWMGANRWELLLPKSGEGGYYVSQPYAIALVYVMYAYTGWNGAVYVAGEMADVKRQLPRALMMGTLGVMVLYVGLNAVFLMSAPWSVLEGKPEVALVAARSIFGAWGGNGMGGIIAFGLVAHMSAMLFAGTRVLRVIGEDVWFMRWMNRRNPAGAPWLAVVVLAGTVLVLMMSGTFEQLLLYIQGLLLMSSMLCVVAVPWLRWRSPGMERPFKVPLYPLPPLVFVGVTGWMLWALVGERPVESAWGLLTLVVGAGLYALKKMKG from the coding sequence ATGAAAGGGGAGACTTCTGCTGCCAACCCTCCGGTGTCGCTGGCGACGGCGGTGGCGGTGGTGGTGGCGAGCATGGTGGGAACGGGGGTGTTTACGAGTTTGGGGTTTCAGGTGCGCGACGTGTCGGCGGGGTTTCCGATTTTGGTGTTGTGGGTTTTGGGAGGTCTGGTGTCGCTGTGTGGAGCGTTTTGTTATGCAGAGCTGGTGGCGATGATGCCGCGTTCGGGCGGGGAGTATCATTTGTTGTCGTCGGCGCTGCATCCGATGGCGGGATTTCTGGCGGGTTGGGTGTCGATCACGGCGGGGTTTGCGGCTCCGATGGCGGCGGCGGGGGTGGTGTTTGGAACATATATGGCGGATCTGTTTCCAGAGTTGGGGATTGGAGTGAGGTGGTATGGATTGGCACTGCTGTTGTTGGTGGCAGGGGTGCAGTTGTTGTCGTTGCAGTTCGTGGAGCGGTTTCAGGTGGGGTTCACGGTAATGAAGCTGGGGCTGATTGGGATTTTTGTTTTGGGGGCGTTGTGGATGGGGGCGAATCGGTGGGAGCTGTTGCTACCGAAGTCGGGCGAGGGCGGTTATTATGTTTCGCAGCCGTATGCGATTGCGTTGGTGTATGTGATGTATGCCTACACCGGATGGAACGGGGCGGTGTATGTGGCGGGGGAGATGGCGGATGTGAAGAGGCAGTTGCCGCGCGCGTTGATGATGGGGACGCTGGGGGTGATGGTTTTGTATGTCGGATTGAATGCGGTGTTTTTGATGAGTGCGCCGTGGTCGGTGTTGGAGGGCAAGCCGGAGGTGGCGCTGGTGGCGGCGCGGTCGATCTTTGGCGCGTGGGGTGGAAACGGCATGGGTGGGATCATTGCATTTGGATTGGTGGCCCATATGAGTGCGATGTTGTTTGCAGGGACACGGGTGTTGCGGGTGATTGGCGAAGATGTGTGGTTCATGCGATGGATGAACCGTCGCAATCCTGCGGGAGCGCCATGGCTGGCGGTGGTGGTGCTGGCGGGCACGGTGCTGGTGTTGATGATGTCGGGAACGTTTGAGCAATTGCTGCTTTATATCCAGGGACTGTTGCTGATGTCGTCGATGTTGTGTGTGGTGGCGGTGCCGTGGTTGAGATGGCGCAGTCCGGGAATGGAGCGACCATTCAAGGTGCCGTTGTATCCATTGCCGCCTTTGGTGTTTGTGGGGGTGACGGGCTGGATGTTGTGGGCGCTGGTGGGAGAGCGACCGGTGGAGAGTGCGTGGGGGTTGCTGACGCTGGTGGTTGGAGCTGGGTTGTATGCGCTGAAGAAGATGAAGGGATGA